The Balearica regulorum gibbericeps isolate bBalReg1 chromosome 5, bBalReg1.pri, whole genome shotgun sequence genomic interval gggggggggggggagaaccGGGGACCCAGagcgcgggggcggggggctgggggcgctgggggggctgggggcactgggggatGCTAGGGATAAggggcactgggggcactgggagggctggtggctctgggacagggggactgggagcactggggggggactgggggcactgggggggctggtggctctgggacagggggactgggagcactggggggggactgggggggctggtggctctgggacagggggactgggagcactgggaggcactggggggGCTGGTGGCTCTGGGACAGGGGTACTGGGATTATAAgggactgggagcactgggggggggactgggggcactgggggggctGGTGGCTCTGGGACAGGGGTACTGGGATTATAAgggactgggagcactggagaTGGAGCGGGATTGGGAGACTGGAGGcgctgggagcactggggggactgggggcactgggacgGGGATCGAGGTATCAGGGGACAGGGAGCACTGGGGGTATaatggggctgggggcactgggacCGTGTGGGGACAGGAGGACCTGGGGGCTTCGGGGACGGGGGGCACTGGGGGACGGGGACCCTGGGCCTTGGGAGCGTGGGGGCTGGAGGGACGGGAGCAcggggagcactgggggggtgCGGGGTTCCTGGGGCACCCCAGGACGGCGGCAGTGACCCTGCCTGTCTGCGCAGCACGACGTGGAGCTGACGGACCCCCGCGGCCGGACCCCGCTGGAGCTGGCCGTGTCCCTGGGCCACCTGGAGTCGGTGCGGGTGCTGCTGCGGCACAACGCCAACGTGGGCCGGGAGAACGCCAACGGCTGGACGGGTACGCGGGCACCGGGGTCTTCCGCCGCCGGTGCCACCGACGTGGGGGCACCATCACGGGTGCCTGGCTGACCCTGCCCCGTGtcccagtgctgcaggaggCGGTGAGCACGGGGGACCCCGAGATGGTGCAGTTGGTGCTCCAGTACCGCGACTACCAGCGGGCGACGCGGCGGCTCGCCGGCATCCCCGAGCTGCTCAGCAAACTGCGCCGGGTACGGCTCTGCCCCGGGCAGGCGGCGGGTGGGCACCTTCCCAGCACTGGGGTCCCACTGGGAGAGAGGGGAGCCCCTGGATCCCCCCAAGTCTCCCCAGGGCCTCTGTCTCCTCCATGACCCCACTTTTCCCGGGGACCCCCTGCTTATCCTGCCAGGCTCCCACCAAACTCTCCCAGGTCCCCCTGATCCCCGCCCAGGACCCCAGCAGGgacccccatccctgcccccgtttccccagggaccccccctgACTCCTCCAGCCCCCCGCGTCCCCCCCGCAGCTCCGTCACCCCCTCGTTTCTTCCAGGCATCCGACTTCTACGTGGAGATGAAGTGGGAATTCACCAGCTGGggtgagcggggctgggggggggccgcggggccgggggccagAGAGGtgcccccccacacacaccgtGCCACTGACGGGGCGCGCGTGCCCGCAGTGCCGCTGGTCTCCAAGGTGTGCCCCAGCGACGTCTACCGCGTCTGGAAGCGGGGCGAGAGCCTGCGGGTTGACACCACGCTGCTGGGCTTCGAGCACATGACGTGGCAGCGCGGGCGCCGCAGCTACATCTTCAAGGGGGAAGGTCAGCTCCAGCTCCCGCGGGACACCCTGGGACCCCAGATACCCTCAGGGACCCTCCAGTGATCCCGGGGATCCCTCTGGACCCCGTACGCTATAAGTACTCCCCCATAAGCATCCGAGATCCCCTATAGGGACCCCATTTCCCCCTTCCAGCAGCGCTGGGGACCACCTCAGCCTCCACATGTACCCTGCAGGGACCCCCAGTTCCCCACTGGGATCCTCGAGGCCCCCAGATAACCCTGAGATGCAGTGACCCCCCAGGCTCGGGGGTGTCGGGGTGCCACGGGGCGCCAGATGTGGGTGCCTGGGGCAGATGTGGGTGCCGGGGTGGCCGCGGCGGGCTCTGACCCGCGTTCCCGTGCACAGACGAGGGAGCGGTGGTGATGGAGGTGGACCACGACAAGCAGGTGGTCTACACGGAGACGCTGGCCCTGGCCATGCACGAGCCCGACCTGCTGCTGGCGGCCATGCAGCCCTCGGAGGAGCACGTGGCCGGGCGGCTGACGTCCCCCATCGTCTCCACGCACCTCGACACCAGGAACATCGCCTTCGAGCGGTGGGCTGACACCCCGGGACGGTGCTGGGGGacaaagggaggggaggggggggcccGCGGTGGGTTAGCGGGAAGGGGCCGTGCGAGGGCTCGCACAGGGAAACCGCGCGCGAAGGGGAAGGAAACGCTTGTGCAAGAGAGCGAGCGGCGTGCGAGGAGCCACCCCCCGCCGGGGGGCTGAcgccttccccctccccaggaacAAGTCGGGGATCTGGGGCTGGCGCTCGGAGAAGATGGAGGTGGTCAGCGGCTACGAGGCCAAGGTGGGCGCAggaagggatggggggggacCCCCCCGGTGCCCGGCGGGGCTGACCCTGTCCCACGGCAGGTCTACAGCGCCAGCAACGTGGAGCTGGTCACCAAGACGAGGACGGAGCATCTCTCCGACCAGGACAAGTCACGCAGCAAAGGTGACAGCCCCGTCGGCCAATGAGGGAGCCTGCCCGCAGCTGGGACACGCCCCCTCCTGGTGCAAGGCCCGCCCCCTAGTGCAAGGTCCACCTCCTTCCTGGGTGGGATGTGTGTCAGGCCTTGGGTGCTGGGTGTGACCCATCCGGTGTGCGACAACATGTGGGGTGGGACCCGTCAGGTGTGGGATGccgtgggtgctgggtgggacCCGTCAGGTGTGGGACAccgtgggtgctgggtgggacCCGTCAGGTGTGGGACAccgtgggtgctgggtgggacCCATCAGGTGTGGGACGccgtgggtgctgggtgggacCCATCAGGTGTGGGACGccgtgggtgctgggtgggacCCGTCAGGTGTGGGACGccgtgggtgctgggtgggacCCGTCAGGTGTGGGACGccgtgggtgctgggtgggacCCGTCAGGTGTGGGACAccgtgggtgctgggtgggacCCGTCAGGTGTGGGACAccgtgggtgctgggtgggacCCATCAGGTGTGGGACGccgtgggtgctgggtgggacCCATCAGGTGTGGGACGccgtgggtgctgggtgggacCCATCCAGCGTGGgatgctgtgggtgctgggtgggacCCGTCAGGTGTGGGACGccgtgggtgctgggtgggacCCATCCAGCGTGGGGCCCTGTGCGGGTGTGACCCGGGGGGTGCCGTGCCCCCTGCCCGCACTACACCCCCGCACCCCCCCTCTCTCCCCGCCAGGCTCCAAGACCCCCTTCCACTCCTTCCTGGGCATCGCGCAGCAGCACGGCACCCACAACGGGGTGAGTGaccggggctggggagggggggggtgtccccggggtTTTGGGGGGTCCCTCCCGGGGCGGCAGGGCTGAGCGGTGCCGGTGCCACCGCAGGCGCCCGTGCTGCAGGCTGCCAGCCCCACCAACCCCACCGCCATCACCCCCGAGGAGTACTTCGACCCCCACTTCGACCTGGAGACCCGCAACATCGGGCGCCCCATCGAGATGTccagcaaggtgcagaggtgaggCCACCGCCCCGGCGTGACGCCGTCCCGGGGAGCGTGACGCCGTCCCGGGGAACGTGGCGCCAGGATGGCAGGGAACCGATGCAGGGAGGTGACAtggcgctgggggggggggcaggacccCTGGGGACGGTGACGTGGACCCCCGGGATGCGGCACCGGGGTGTAAGGACCCGTGGGGGGGTGGTGACACGGGCCCTGGGGACGCGGCACTGGGTGTCAGGACccacgggggtggggggtggggggggtcccaggggacGCGGCACTGTCGGGGTTCCCGTGCCCACGCCGGTGCCCCGGCAGGTTCAAGGCGACGCTGTGGCTGTGCGAGCAGCACCCGCTGTCGCTGGCGGAGCAGGTGACGCCCATCATCGACCTCATGGCCATCTCCAACGCCCACTTCGCCAAACTGCGCGATTTCATCACCCTCAAGCTGCCCCCCGGCTTCCCCGTCAAAATCGGTGAGGGGGGAGGccggaggggtgggggggggcaggggcggggCCTGTCGGGGGGGGCCACTGACCCCTGTACCCCCAGAGATCCCCCTCTTCCACGTGCTCAACGCCCGCATCACCTTCAGCAACCTCTGCGGGTGCGACCAGCCCCTGGGCTCCGTGCGGGTCTGCGCCCCCACCCAGCCCCCCGGCAcccacccccccggcacccAGCCCCCCGGCACCAGAGGTGaggctgggggaggtggggggcagcggggggcaCCTGTGGCAGGGGATCTGctggggggatggggagggtgccctggggatgggggggtcccgggggggggtaGGGGTCATCCCAGGGCTGGTGTCTGTGAGTGCGGGGTGCTGGGCAGTGGGGGGGATCCCTGGGCATAGGGTGCTGctgggtccctgggggggggctgggtaCCACCAGGCTGCCCATGGGCACGGGGTgatgggtgctgcagggtgccaGGGACCGTGGGTCCTCTGTGGACACAGGGTGGCGTGGCCGTGGGTTGGAGGTgcggggtgctgtggggtgctcAGGGGCACGGGACACCCATGGGTGTGGGGTGGTGTGGGATGCTGTGGGGTGCCATGGGGTGCTGTGGGTGTAGGGTACCCATGGGTGCTGCGGGATGCCATGGGGTGCCATGGGGTGCTGTGGGTGTGGGGTGCCCATGGGTGCTGCGGGATGCCATGGGGGTGCCATGGGGTGTTGTGGGTGTGGGGTGCCCATGGGTGCTGTGGGATGCCATGGGGCGCTGTGGGTGTGGGGTACCCGTGGGTGCTGTGGGATGCCATGGGGTGCTGTGGGTGTGGGGTACCCGTGGGTGGTGTGGGGTACCCATGGGTGCTGCGGGATGCCATGGGGTGCCATGGGGCGCTGTGGGTGTGGGGTACCCGTGGGTGCTGCAGGATGCCATGGGGTGCTGTGGGTGTGGGGTGCCCATGGGTGCTGCGGGATGCCATGGGGTGCTGTGGGTGTGGGGTACCCATGGGTGGTGTGGGGTACCCATGGGTGCTGCGGGATGCCATGGGGTGCCATGGGGCGCTGTGGGTGTGGGGTACCCGTGGGTGCTGCGGGATGCCATGGGGTGCCATGGGGCGCTGTGGGTGTGGGGTACCCGTGGGTGCTGCAGGATGCCATGGGGTGCTGTGGGTGTGGGGTACCCATGGGTGCCGTGGGACGCGGCGGGGTGCTCACAGCACCCCACGGGCCGGCGGTGCGGCAGGCTGGCCCTTCCCGTGCGAGGTGGAGGCGGGGGTGTTCGAGGTGCCGGCGGGGTACACGGTGCTGGGCGCGGGGCGCAGCGAGCCCCTGCGGGACGAGGACGACGACCTGCTGCAGTTCGCCATCCAGCAGAGCCTGCTCGACGCCGGCACCGAGACCGACCAGGTAAGGCCACGCCCCCCCGGGGCTGACCACGCCCCCCGGGGCTGACCACGCCCCCGGGGGCTGACCACGCCCCCCCGGGCTGACCCCGCCCCCCGGGGCTGACCACGCCCCCCGCGGCTGACCCCGCCCCCCCGAGGGCCAGGCCACACCCTTCTGCATTGGCCCCGCCCCTCAGCCCCGCCCCACCCCACAGGTGACCATCTGGGAGGCGCTGACCAACACCCGCCCGGGGACCGACCCGCCCCCCTACGATGAAGACCTCCAATTGGAGCGGTGAGGCACTGCCTGCAGGGGCGGGGACTGAGCCTGCCCCGCCCACCCCACCTGGGGCGGGGCCAAAGCGGGAGGGGCGGAGCCTTAGAAGTGTCGGGGGGGTGCGAGGCCCTGGGGGTGTGGCTTCCTGAAAAGGGGAGGGGCTTCCTGAAAAGGGGAGGGGCTTCCCGAAAAGGGGAGGGGCTTCCCACTCCCTGGAGGGTGTGGTCAACACGGGTGGGGCTAACTGCAGGTGTGGGTGTGGCTGGCAGAGAGGGGTGTGGGTCTCCAGCCCAGGGTGGACCCGTGAAGTGGGCGTGGCCAGTTGGGGTGGGGTCCCGGGAGTGGGCGTGGCCTGAGCGAGGGGGCGTGGCCACAGCGGCTGTCCCCGCAGGGCGCTGCAGGAGAGCATGCTGCTACAGGCCGGCCCCAGCGCCGACCCCCCGGCAGCCGGGAGCCCCCCCGGGGCGGGTGGCGGCAGCagccccccggtgccccccggcTATGGCAGCTTTGCGGAGCAGCTACGGCTGGCCATGGCGCTCTCGGAGCGGGAGCAGGAGGAGCGGGAGAGGCGTCGGcgggaggaggacgaggagctCCAGCGCATCCTGCGTCTCTCGCTCACCGACAAGTAGCGCCGGGGCGCTCGGCACGGGGACAGGGACATCCCGCGTGGGGACACCGCACGCGGGGACGGGGACGCCCCAACCGACGCCGCCTCGCGCAGGCACCGCCAGGCACGGCCTCGGCGTGGGGACACCCTGGCGTAGGCGCCGTCCCGCACCGGGACACCCCGACTTGGGCACGGCCCTGCCTGGGGACCAGCCGGTGTCGGGGTGGCACCCCCCCGTGCCGGGGACCCCCCCGATGTGGGCACAACCCCTGCATGGGGGGAATTGATCCAGGGATCCTCCTACTCCCGGGGACCCCCGATCCAGGGATCCTCTCCCGCCAGGCTCGAACCTCAGCCCAGGGACCCTGACCTGGGGACCCCAACCCCAGGGACACCCCTatccccaggacccccccccctAGGGACCCCCACCCCTCCTCTTCAGTGTTGTACATTGACCCCGCGGGGGGCAGGACGGACCCGGGGGTCTCCGTGCGACATGGCTGACCCCTGTTTAAAGGTACCCCGCTtttgggggctgcagggccaggcagggacCCCCAGGCCTCGTCCCTcgggggcagtgggggggcCCCAgatgtatgtacatatacatatacatatatatatatatatacagggTTGTGTGCAGACTGTGCCTGGCGGGGTGATGGGTGGGATGGCTCAGGGGGCGGAGCCTGCAGGAAGGGTGGGGCCCAGGTGATGGGGTGGCGCTGGTTGGGTTCCTCCCCTTGGGTCCCCCCAAATCTGGCCCTGtgcccccattcccccccccccccgggtttAATTCATACTTCTCGGGGAGACCCCTGCCCTTGgagggggtgctgggctggggaccCACTGCTGAGCCACGGGGGGACaaggggctcgggggggggggtcccccggGGTGGGAGGGGGTCCCCCAgtcctggggtgggggtgagggTTCCTGGGGGTCGGGGCGGGCTGGCACCCGTGGGGACACGGCCGAGGCACCCGGAGCGGTGCCGGTGTGAGGGGCTCCAGGGACGGGGGGATCCCAGGAACGGCtacgggggggcggggggggggctaccGGGCAAGTCCCGCTCCCGGGGCGGGCGGTCTGGGGGTTCCCCGTCCGGTggtgccggggcggggggggggggccgctcCCGCTgcgggccgtgccgtgccgtgccgtgccgtgccgtgccgtgccgtgcccgcTCCCGTCCGGGCGGGGCAGTGGCGGCGCTTCCTGGtgcggcggggcggcgcggcggggcaTGGCGCTGGTCACCGTGCGGCGGGCGGCGGGTTCCGCCGGGGGCCCCGCGGTGAGTTGCGGGACGGGACCGGGGACCGGGGACCGGGACGGGATCGGGATACCCCAGCGCCGGCGGCAGCTCGGTAGGGCCGGCCCGGAGGCCGCCGGGTGCTGCCGGGACGGGGAGAGGCTGCCGGCagcgggggcgggcgggcggtcCCGGCTCCCCGGGAGCTCCGGTAGGAAGCGCGGGGGCtcccggcggggccggggggggggggggtacggGCTGTCCCGGCTGCTCCCAGCGCGGGGGAGGGAAGGCTGCCCCGGTCGCTCCCGGTGGAGGCTTATCGCCGGTGCAGGTTACCGGGAGCCCGGTTGCTCCCAGCACACGTTGGGGTCTCCTCTGCTCCCGGCTGGGGGTTGCCCCgtagttgggggggggggggggatggaggggggtgTGCGTGTGGGCGGTTGTCCCCAGTTGTTCCCACTGTCCCCACGGCTCCCAGTATCTTCACTGTCCCAGTGGCTCCCAgtgcccctgcctcccccctgcCTCCAGTAACCACAGGGCCTTATCGGGGTGCAcagcccagcccccccccccagcgcacTTCCCCACTGGGCAGCACCCagccgggggccggggggggggggcacagggacaggACCCCCCCTGGCATCCCAGGGCGGATCCCCAGGGATTTGCCTCCCCAGGGGGACCCCTCCCAGGGCCCCCACGCTCCCCCACAGGGCCCGGGCAATGCCCCGTGCTGCCGGCACGGTGGGTTTGGCAGGGTGTCCctgaccccccacccccccggtgCCGGGCGGAATGTGCCGGGGGGTGCTTGCCGGGCACCCCGGGCACGGTCCGTGTCCCGGGGCATGCTCCCCCGGGGGCACTACCCCCCGACTCGTGCTTTGCAGAAGGAAGATGCACCCAGGCGCGGCCAGCTGCAGCGGCGGTGAGAAGGGGCTCCAAAGCCACGGGttggggggcactggggtgggggggggaacgCAGCTACCCCCTGAGGACCGTTTCCTCCCCCCGTGCTGTCCCAgcccccccagttcccccccaACTCTGGGGAGCGCTCTGGGGGTACCCCAGCCATGAGGGCTGGGTCCTGCTGCGGGCTGGGCCCCACGTCCCGCTCAGgaccctcctgccccccaggCAGAGCTTCGTCATGGTCAAGGGGGCCGCCATGCTGCTGCCCGCGGAGGAGCCGCTGGTGGCCGAGCCCCCCCCGGCTGTGCCCCCCGGCCAGGCCCCGGGGCGGCAGGAACAGCACCTGCAGCTCATGATGCAGCTGCTGCGCCCCCAGGACGCCATCCAGCTGGTAGGGGATGGGcatgggatgggaatgggatggggacaggaatGGGGACGGTGACGGTGATGGCAACGGGATGGGGATGgtggcagggacagggatggtgacagggatgggatggagatgagatggggaCGGTGAAAGAGGTGGAATGGGAAGGGGGTGGAAGGAACAGGAtgaggatgggatgggatatggatggggatggggacagtgAAAGAGATGGAatgggaaggggatggggacagggatgggacggaatggggatggggacaggaaggggatggggatgggatgggacggAACAGGATGGGGTGAGGATGGGGATGTGATAGGATGGGATGAGGAcaggatgaggatggggatggaatgggatggggacaggatggggatgggatacAGCCCAGCCTGCCCCGCAGTGTGCTTGATGCTGCTCCCCGGCACTGGGGGGCAGATCCCACAGTGCTCACCCGGGGGTGCAGGGGGCACCCCTCATGCCTCCCACCCCCAGGCGGTGCGGCTGGAGTCAGCGCGGCCGCGGCGGGTGCGGTACCTGCTGGTGGTGCGGCCCGAGGAGGTGGGAGCCGAGGGGCAGACGGCGCTGCTGGGTGTGGACTTCGCCCATGAGGGGTGAGCGGGGCgttgggggggggtgcagggggggcgGCCGCACCCCCTGACCCCTGCCCGTCCCAGGGCCGCCCGCTGCACCCTGGGCATGGTGCTGCCCCTCTGGAGCGACACCCAGGTCTTCCTCGACGGCGATGGGTAAGGGGTAGGTGGggctgctgggaaggagaggggctTATGAGGGTGGGGCTCATGGGATTAGGTGGGGCTGGGGTGCCCACCCTGACCCACGAGTCTCCCCACGGTGCCCAGGGGCTTCAGCGTGACATCAGGGGGGCAGACCCGCATCTTCAAGCCCATCTCTGTCCAGACCATGTGGTGAGCGAACCCCGGGTGTGTCCGTGGGCACGGGGGACGTGGGCACCGCCGTGGGCACGGGGGACGTGGGTACCACCGCAGTCACAGGGGACATGGGTACCACCGCAGTCACGGGGGACGTGGGTACCACCACAGTCATGGGGGACGTGGGCACCACCGTGGGCACGGGGGACGTGGGTACCACCACAGTCATGGGGGACGTGGGCACCACCGTGGGCACGGGGGACGTGGGCACCGCCGTGGGCACAGGGGACGTGGGTACCACCGCAGTCACGGGGGACGTGGGTACCACCACAGTCATGGGGGACGTGGGCACCACCGTGGGCACGGGGGACGTGGGCACTGCCATGGGAGATGTGGACATCACCGTGGGCACAGGGACATGGGCACCATCGTGGGCATGGGGGCTTGGGCACCGCCACGGGCACCTGGGCACAGTCATGGGAACGGGGCCGTGGTGGGGGGAGGTTGGCCACGGCCACGGGCCACCCAGCTGCATCCacctgggagaggggaggtggcACCCACGTCCGGGGGTGCCCTGGCTGTGGCGGTGGGGAGGAGACGCGGGCGGTGCCGGGGCGGTGCGGTCGTGGCAGGGGTGGCGTGCGGCAGGGCcgtgctgcaggagctgcaccGCGCCTGCGAGGAGGCGTCCCGCGGCGGGCACATCCCCGGCGGCCCGGCGCTGGCCTGGGCCCGCGGCTACACGTCGGCGCTGACGTCGGACCAGAGCTGCCTCAACGAGTGGCTGGCCATGGCTGACCTCGAGTCCGTGCGTCCCGCCTCGCCCCCGTCCCTCCGGTATGCCCCGCCCCTTGCCCCGCCCTCTTCGGCCTGCTGGCCAATGAAGCACTGCTGCCGGGCTGGGGAGCCTTGGGGTGGGGCAGTAGGGCGGGGCTTGTGGTAAAGGAGTGGGGTGATTGGGTGGGGCTCTGCTTGGAAGGAGGGGCTTGTGTTGGGGGCGGGATCTGGGTTGAGGGTGTGGCTAATGGAGGGGCGGGGCTTGTCTGGGCAGGGGTGGGGCTTAAAGGAACTGGGTGGAGCTTCTGGTGTGGGGAGGCGGGGCTTGTGCTTGGGGGTGGGGCTTGGGACCGAGGAGGCGGGGCCTGGGCAGGGCGGGGCGGGTgagcgctgccgccgccggtGACGCGGTGCTGCGGGTGCCAGGCCGGCGGCGCCAGAACTGTCGGAGCAGGCGGTGCGGACGCTGCTGCGGGACGTGATGGCCGCCGCCGACCTGGAGAGTGTCACCTCCAAGGAGGTGGGTGCCACCAGGCAGGGGCTCCCGGCGGGCCGAGGGTCCGACTCGCAggcaggagcgggcagggacaggcaggcaaAGGGCCGTCCCTCACCCCGCGGCGATGCCCAGGTGCGGGAGGAGCTGGAGCGGTGCACGGGGCACAGCCTGGCCCAGCATAAGGACTTCATCGACAACGagatgctgctggtgctggcgCAGATGGACCGTCCCTCCCGCGTCTTCCCACACCTCTACCTGGTgggcagcggggcgggcagggcaggcagggcgggcagggctgTCCACACCCCTCACCGCTGCCACCACGCAGGGCTCCGAGTGGAACGCGGCCAacctggaggagctgcagcagaacCGGTGAGCGTGGGGTGGCACGGGGTCATCTGGGGTGTCATGGTGGGGTGGCACGGGGTCATCATGGAGCGTCGTGGTAGTGCAGGTATGAGGTCATCACGGCGGGTTGAGTATAGGATCATCGTGGGACACCCGTGGGGGTGGGCATGGGTCTTTGTAGGGCACCCAGCAGGGTGGGCATGGGCTCATCGTGGGACACTTGGCAGGGTgggtgcagcagggctgtggcacGGCGGTGGGGTGGGCATGGGGCACTGTGGGGCACCCCACAGAGCACGGGCAGAGCCCCAACCCTGCGTGCCCACTGTCCCCCCTGCACCGCAGGGTCACCCACATCCTGAACGTGGCGCGGGAGATCGACAACTTCTTCCCGGCGCTGTTCACCTACATGAACGTACGGGTGTACGATGAGGAGACggcccagctcctgccccattGGAACGacaccttcctcttcctctcccatgTCCGGTCAGTGgggccagggcagccctggggcacaGGGGCACGGTGGGGTGGGGGCTATCGGGGGGCACACAAGGGGGACGCGGGGCACGGGGGCCACAGAGGGACAGGGGCAAGCTGGGGGGCACATGGGTGGGGGTGCACGGAGGGGTGTCTTGATGACTGAGATGCCACGGGGACACTGGGAGcgctgggagctggggagctCTGGGGCATTGGGTCTCTGGGGACACAGGGAGCCCTGGGAACTGGGGTCCCTGGGgacactgggagcactggggcactgATACACTGGGGACAGTGGTagccctggggacaggggaaccctggggacatggggagcCTTGGGGCACGGGGTGCCTGGGGACACCTGGGTGGCTGGGGACACACGGGGAGCACCAGGAGCTCGGTGGCAGCACGAGTGGGTGCCGCAGGGCCAGCGGTGGCCGGGCGCTGGTGCACTGCCGCATGGGGCTGAGCCGTTCGGCGGCCACGGTGCTGGCCTACGCCATGAAGGAGTTCGGGTGGCCCCTGGAAC includes:
- the ANKRD13D gene encoding ankyrin repeat domain-containing protein 13D isoform X2 translates to MARPADTFPLHRLVWHNRHQALDSALRSGTHDVELTDPRGRTPLELAVSLGHLESVRVLLRHNANVGRENANGWTVLQEAVSTGDPEMVQLVLQYRDYQRATRRLAGIPELLSKLRRASDFYVEMKWEFTSWVPLVSKVCPSDVYRVWKRGESLRVDTTLLGFEHMTWQRGRRSYIFKGEDEGAVVMEVDHDKQVVYTETLALAMHEPDLLLAAMQPSEEHVAGRLTSPIVSTHLDTRNIAFERNKSGIWGWRSEKMEVVSGYEAKVYSASNVELVTKTRTEHLSDQDKSRSKGSKTPFHSFLGIAQQHGTHNGAPVLQAASPTNPTAITPEEYFDPHFDLETRNIGRPIEMSSKVQRFKATLWLCEQHPLSLAEQVTPIIDLMAISNAHFAKLRDFITLKLPPGFPVKIEIPLFHVLNARITFSNLCGCDQPLGSVRVCAPTQPPGTHPPGTQPPGTRGWPFPCEVEAGVFEVPAGYTVLGAGRSEPLRDEDDDLLQFAIQQSLLDAGTETDQVTIWEALTNTRPGTDPPPYDEDLQLERALQESMLLQAGPSADPPAAGSPPGAGGGSSPPVPPGYGSFAEQLRLAMALSEREQEERERRRREEDEELQRILRLSLTDK
- the SSH3 gene encoding protein phosphatase Slingshot homolog 3 isoform X1, translating into MALVTVRRAAGSAGGPAKEDAPRRGQLQRRQSFVMVKGAAMLLPAEEPLVAEPPPAVPPGQAPGRQEQHLQLMMQLLRPQDAIQLGAPLMPPTPRRCGWSQRGRGGCGTCWWCGPRRWEPRGRRRCWVWTSPMRGPPAAPWAWCCPSGATPRSSSTAMGKGGFSVTSGGQTRIFKPISVQTMWAVLQELHRACEEASRGGHIPGGPALAWARGYTSALTSDQSCLNEWLAMADLESVRPASPPSLRPAAPELSEQAVRTLLRDVMAAADLESVTSKEVREELERCTGHSLAQHKDFIDNEMLLVLAQMDRPSRVFPHLYLGSEWNAANLEELQQNRVTHILNVAREIDNFFPALFTYMNVRVYDEETAQLLPHWNDTFLFLSHVRASGGRALVHCRMGLSRSAATVLAYAMKEFGWPLERALRHVRHCRPSVLPNPGFMRQLDFYQGILRASRHSSLWEPKAAERAPQPEEGPEVAPGDEGGLSPAPSPQPPEEASRSGLLGASRRPRISLCAVMRSISQMESPEPPELPVEPFAGEVFAAAEAAGVPGGAPPGARPSSRPRRVVRQASLDGGPAPSCDHAPTDDPTPIATSCGSAPSSHPDPAHCPTPAADPAPHLPSAPPTAP
- the ANKRD13D gene encoding ankyrin repeat domain-containing protein 13D isoform X1, producing the protein MARPADTFPLHRLVWHNRHQALDSALRSGTHDVELTDPRGRTPLELAVSLGHLESVRVLLRHNANVGRENANGWTVLQEAVSTGDPEMVQLVLQYRDYQRATRRLAGIPELLSKLRRASDFYVEMKWEFTSWVPLVSKVCPSDVYRVWKRGESLRVDTTLLGFEHMTWQRGRRSYIFKGEDEGAVVMEVDHDKQVVYTETLALAMHEPDLLLAAMQPSEEHVAGRLTSPIVSTHLDTRNIAFERNKSGIWGWRSEKMEVVSGYEAKVYSASNVELVTKTRTEHLSDQDKSRSKGSKTPFHSFLGIAQQHGTHNGAPVLQAASPTNPTAITPEEYFDPHFDLETRNIGRPIEMSSKVQRFKATLWLCEQHPLSLAEQVTPIIDLMAISNAHFAKLRDFITLKLPPGFPVKIEIPLFHVLNARITFSNLCGCDQPLGSVRVCAPTQPPGTHPPGTQPPGTRGEAGGGWPFPCEVEAGVFEVPAGYTVLGAGRSEPLRDEDDDLLQFAIQQSLLDAGTETDQVTIWEALTNTRPGTDPPPYDEDLQLERALQESMLLQAGPSADPPAAGSPPGAGGGSSPPVPPGYGSFAEQLRLAMALSEREQEERERRRREEDEELQRILRLSLTDK
- the SSH3 gene encoding protein phosphatase Slingshot homolog 3 isoform X3, whose amino-acid sequence is MGTIVGMGAWAPPRAPGHSHGNGAVVGGGWPRPRATQLHPPGRGEVAPTSGGALAVAVGRRRGRCRGGAVVAGVACGRAVLQELHRACEEASRGGHIPGGPALAWARGYTSALTSDQSCLNEWLAMADLESVRPASPPSLRPAAPELSEQAVRTLLRDVMAAADLESVTSKEVREELERCTGHSLAQHKDFIDNEMLLVLAQMDRPSRVFPHLYLGSEWNAANLEELQQNRVTHILNVAREIDNFFPALFTYMNVRVYDEETAQLLPHWNDTFLFLSHVRASGGRALVHCRMGLSRSAATVLAYAMKEFGWPLERALRHVRHCRPSVLPNPGFMRQLDFYQGILRASRHSSLWEPKAAERAPQPEEGPEVAPGDEGGLSPAPSPQPPEEASRSGLLGASRRPRISLCAVMRSISQMESPEPPELPVEPFAGEVFAAAEAAGVPGGAPPGARPSSRPRRVVRQASLDGGPAPSCDHAPTDDPTPIATSCGSAPSSHPDPAHCPTPAADPAPHLPSAPPTAP
- the SSH3 gene encoding protein phosphatase Slingshot homolog 3 isoform X2, whose translation is MALVTVRRAAGSAGGPAKEDAPRRGQLQRRQSFVMVKGAAMLLPAEEPLVAEPPPAVPPGQAPGRQEQHLQLMMQLLRPQDAIQLAVRLESARPRRVRYLLVVRPEEVGAEGQTALLGVDFAHEGAARCTLGMVLPLWSDTQVFLDGDGGFSVTSGGQTRIFKPISVQTMWAVLQELHRACEEASRGGHIPGGPALAWARGYTSALTSDQSCLNEWLAMADLESVRPASPPSLRPAAPELSEQAVRTLLRDVMAAADLESVTSKEVREELERCTGHSLAQHKDFIDNEMLLVLAQMDRPSRVFPHLYLGSEWNAANLEELQQNRVTHILNVAREIDNFFPALFTYMNVRVYDEETAQLLPHWNDTFLFLSHVRASGGRALVHCRMGLSRSAATVLAYAMKEFGWPLERALRHVRHCRPSVLPNPGFMRQLDFYQGILRASRHSSLWEPKAAERAPQPEEGPEVAPGDEGGLSPAPSPQPPEEASRSGLLGASRRPRISLCAVMRSISQMESPEPPELPVEPFAGEVFAAAEAAGVPGGAPPGARPSSRPRRVVRQASLDGGPAPSCDHAPTDDPTPIATSCGSAPSSHPDPAHCPTPAADPAPHLPSAPPTAP